The segment CCGTTTGAACCATTAGTCGCACTGAAATAGAGTATGCCATTTACAGCAGCTAGCTGTCGAGGATTAGAACCAGCTGTGCCTGGAATAATGTCTTTGACCATTATTGTACCTGATGCCGTTCCGTCGCTTTTCCATAGTTCATACCCGTTTGAACCATTAGTCGCACTGAAATAGAGTATGCCATTTACAGCAGCTAGCTGTCGAGGATTAGAACCAGCTGTGCCTGGAATAATGTCTTTGACCATTACTGTACCGGCTTCCGTTCCGTCACTTTTCCACAGTTCTTGCCCGTTTGTAGGGTCATACGCACTGAAATAGAGTATGCCATTTACAGCAGCTAGCTGTTGAGGATAAGAACCAGCTGTCCCAGGATTAATATCTTTAACCAATACCGTACCCGCTTCCGTTCCGTCACTTTTCCATAGTTCAACCCCACTNGCTGTCGAGGATTAGAACCAGCTGTGCCTGGAATAATGTCTTTGACCATTACTGTACCGGCTTCCGTTCCGTCACTTTTCCAGAGTTCTTGCCCGTTTGTAGGGTCATACGCACGGAAATAGAGTATGCCATTTACAGCAGCTAGCTGTCGAGGATTACAACCAGCTGTGCCTGGAATAATGTCTGTGACCATTACTGTACCGGCTTCCGTTCCGTCACTTTTCCAGAGTTCTTGCCCGTTTGTAGGGTCATACGCACGGAAATAGAGTATGCCATTTACAGCAGCTAGCTGTTGAGGATAAG is part of the Sulfurovum xiamenensis genome and harbors:
- a CDS encoding ELWxxDGT repeat protein, which gives rise to MLYFRAYDPTNGQELWKSDGTEAGTVMVTDIIPGTAGCNPRQLAAVNGILYFRAYDPTNGQELWKSDGTEAGTVMVKDIIPGTAGSNPRQXVGLNYGKVTERKRVRYWLKILILGQLVLILNS